In Populus nigra chromosome 1, ddPopNigr1.1, whole genome shotgun sequence, one genomic interval encodes:
- the LOC133706096 gene encoding disease resistance protein At4g27190-like isoform X1, giving the protein MTSKCIFNGNYCFNSQVSVRIHVNYFIVVLIPCLVAFEAGIHTELKAFSFSSSRYFIEHSVPVLLRTYFPKLRFSDPWKMALESAGGSIIAMLAELMVEPVGRQFRYMFCFNNFVEEFKERKENLTLALDGLQKDVEAAERNAEEIKKGVRKWLEDANNEIEGAKPLENEIGKNGKCFTWCPNCMRQFKSSKALAKKSETFRKLLETKFTKVAHKAPPQRIEFLPSKEFTPSESSKEALEQIMKALKDDNANMIGLYGMGGVGKTTLVKEVGRIATESQLFDEVLMATVSQNPNVIDIQNRMADMLGLKIEENSKEGRADRLRQRLKKVEKMLITLDDVWKHIDLKEIGIPFGDDHRGCKILLTTRRKNICSSMKCQQKVFLRVLPEKEAWDLFRINAGLDDGDSTLNEVARDVARECHGLPIALVTMGRALRDESAVKWKRVSKQLKNSQFPDMEQIEEKNAYACLKLSYDYLKSKETKLCFLLCCLFPEDYNIPVEDLTRYAVGYGLHQDGEPIEDAREQVHVAIKDLKACCLLLGTETEEHVRMHDLVRDVAIQIASSKEYGFMVLEKWPTSIESFEGCTTISLMGNKLAELPEGLVCPQLKVLLLELDDGMNVPEKFFEGMKEIEVLSLKGGCLSLQSLELSTKLQSLVLIRCGCKDLIWLRKMQRLKILVFKWCLSIEELPDEIGELKELRLLDVRGCQRLRRIPVNLIGRLKKLEELLIGDRSFKGWDVVGCDSTGGMNASLTELNSLSQLAVLSLRIPKVECIPRDFVFPVSLRKYDIILGNLFVVANYGYPTSTRLILAGTSLHAKTFEQLFLHKLEFVKARGCGDVSTLFPARLREGLKNLKEVIVDSCKSLEEVFELGEADEGSSEEKEMPLLSSLTLLQLYRLPELKCIWKGPSRNVSLQSLAHLNLNYLDKLTFIFTPSLAYSLPKLESLRISDCGELKHIIREEDGEREIIPESPCFPELKNINISFCDKLEYVFPVSLSHNRDGIIKFPQLRELSLWLRSNYSFLGPRNFDAQLPLQELTIQGHEEVGNWLAQLQQNGFLQRLEYVHVYDCGDVCTPFPAKLLRDLKNLRRVEIEDCKSLEEVFELGEADEGSSEEKELPLLSSLITLQLSWLPELQCIWKGPIKHVSFQSLAHLYLIFLDKLTFIFTLSLAQSLPKLEGLYIRNCGKLKHIIREEDGKREIIPQSPGFPKLKSIFLEDCGKLEYVLPVSVSPSLLNLEEMRIFKAHNLKQIFYSVEGGALTRDGIIKFPELRRLSLSNCSFFGPKNFAAQLPSLQILEIDGHKDLGNLSVQLQGLTNLETFRLYSLPDMRFIWKGLVLSKLSTLEVFKCKRLTHVFTCSMIVSLVQLEVLKILSCEELEQIIAKDDDKNDQILLGDHLQSLCFPNLCQIDIRECNKLKSLFPVALASGLPKLRILRVSEASQLLGIFGQDDHASPVNVEKEMLLPNLCEIEIRECNKLKSLFPVAMIVSLVQLKVLQILSCEELEQIIARDNDDEKDQILPRDHLQSLCFPNLREIEIRECNKLKSLFPVAMASGLPELRILTVKKSSQLWGVFGQEDHDLPVNVEKEMVLPNLNELSLEQLSSIVYFSFGCCDFLFPRLEKLKVHQCPKLTTKFATTPDGSMSAQSEVSEVAEYSSINREWNRYNWWKEDGDSCL; this is encoded by the exons atgacatcaaaatgcatttttaatggGAACTACTGCTTTAACTCACAAGTGTCAGTTAGAATCCATGTAaactattttattgttgtaCTTATACCTTGCCTTGTTGCTTTTGAAGCTGGAATCCATACAGAGCTAAAggccttctccttttcttcctccCGCTATTTCATTGAGCACTCAGTACCAGTGCTCTTGCGCACATATTTTCCCAAATTAAG ATTTTCAGACCCGTGGAAAATGGCTCTCGAAAGTGCTGGTGGATCCATTATAGCTATGCTCGCAGAACTCATGGTGGAACCAGTAGGAAGGCAGTTCCGTTACATGTTCTGTTTCAACAATTTTGTTGAAGAATTCAAAGAACGAAAGGAGAACCTTACTTTAGCACTAGATGGTCTGCAAAAAGATGTCGAAGCTGCTGAAAGGAATGCTGAAGAAATTAAGAAAGGTGTCAGAAAGTGGCTGGAAGATGCAAACAACGAAATTGAAGGTGCGAAGCCCTTGGAAAATGAAATAGGAAAGAATGGCAAATGCTTTACTTGGTGCCCAAACTGCATGCGACAATTCAAGTCAAGCAAGGCACTGGCCAAGAAGTCGGAGACTTTCAGAAAACTTTTAGAAACAAAGTTTACAAAAGTGGCCCACAAAGCTCCTCCTCAGCGCATAGAATTTCTTCCATCAAAGGAATTCACGCCCTCAGAATCTTCAAAAGAAGCTTTGGAACAGATTATGAAAGCTCTCAAAGATGACAACGCCAATATGATCGGACTGTACGGCATGGGAGGGGTGGGTAAAACCACCCTGGTGAAAGAAGTAGGCAGGATAGCCACAGAGTCGCAGCTTTTTGATGAAGTTTTGATGGCTACGGTGTCGCAGAATCCAAATGTCATAGACATTCAGAACCGAATGGCAGATATGTTAGGtttgaaaattgaagaaaacagtAAAGAAGGGAGAGCAGATCGATTACGGCAGAGACTGAAGAAAGTGGAGAAGATGCTTATAACCCTGGATGATGTTTGGAAACATATTGACTTGAAAGAGATAGGGATCCCATTTGGTGATGATCACAGGGGTTGTAAAATTCTTCTAACAACTCGTCGTAAAAATATATGTTCTTCTATGAAGTGCCAGCAAAAAGTGTTCTTAAGAGTATTACCTGAAAAAGAAGCATGGGATTTATTCAGAATCAATGCAGGTTTAGATGATGGGGACTCTACCTTGAACGAAGTGGCAAGGGATGTTGCGAGAGAATGCCACGGCTTGCCTATAGCACTCGTGACAATGGGAAGGGCTCTAAGAGATGAATCTGCAGTTAAGTGGAAAAGAGTGTCTAAACAGCTCAAAAACTCTCAATTTCCGGACATGgaacaaattgaagaaaaaaatgcatatgCATGTCTTAAGTTGAGCTACGATTATTTGAAGTCCAAGGAAACCAAGTTATGTTTCTTGCTATGCTGTTTATTTCCAGAAGATTACAACATTCCAGTCGAGGACTTGACGAGATATGCAGTTGGCTATGGGTTACATCAAGATGGGGAGCCCATTGAAGATGCAAGGGAACAAGTTCATGTGGCAATCAAAGACCTCAAAGCTTGTTGTTTGTTGTTGGGCACTGAAACTGAAGAACATGTGAGAATGCATGACTTGGTTCGTGATGTTGCTATTCAGATAGCAtcatcaaaagaatatggattcATGGTATTGGAGAAGTGGCCAACGAGTATTGAAAGCTTTGAAGGTTGCACAACAATTTCGTTAATGGGCAATAAACTAGCAGAACTTCCTGAAGGATTGGTATGTCCACAGCTCAAAGTTCTATTATTAGAACTGGATGATGGTATGAATGTTCCAGAGAAGTTTTTCGAAGggatgaaagaaattgaagttttgtcTCTGAAGGGAGGGTGTTTGTCATTGCAATCACTTGAACTCTCAACGAAACTTCAATCGTTGGTGTTGATCAGGTGTGGATGCAAGGACCTCATTTGGTTGAGAAAGATGCAGAGACTTAAGATTCTTGTTTTTAAGTGGTGCTTATCCATTGAAGAATTACCTGATGAAATAGGAGAGCTCAAGGAGTTAAGGTTGTTGGATGTGAGAGGTTGTCAAAGGCTAAGAAGGATCCCTGTGAATTTGATTGGAAGGTTGAAGAAGTTAGAAGAGCTGTTGATCGGGGATCGCAGCTTTAAGGGATGGGATGTTGTTGGATGTGACAGCACAGGAGGAATGAATGCAAGCCTAACAGAACTAAATTCGTTGTCTCAGTTAGCCGTATTATCATTGAGGATACCGAAGGTTGAATGCATTCCcagagattttgtttttccagtTAGCTTGCGcaaatatgatataatattaGGGAATTTGTTTGTGGTAGCCAATTATGGATACCCAACCTCGACAAGATTAATTTTGGCTGGTACATCATTACATGCGAAGACATTTGAGCAATTGTTTTTACATAAATTAGAATTTGTAAAAGCGAGGGGTTGTGGGGATGTTTCCACTCTGTTTCCAGCAAGATTGCGGGAaggtttaaaaaatctaaaggaGGTGATTGTTGACAGCTGTAAATCATTGGAAGAGGTATTTGAATTGGGTGAGGCTGATGAAGGAAGCAGTGAGGAGAAGGAGATGCCGCTGCTGTCATCTTTAACACTGTTACAGCTGTACAGGTTACCTGAGCTCAAATGCATATGGAAGGGGCCCAGCAGAAATGTCAGCTTACAAAGTCTTGCTCATCTGAATTTGAATTATCTCGACAAACTGACATTTATCTTCACACCGTCCCTCGCTTACAGTCTGCCAAAGCTAGAAAGCCTTCGCATAAGTGACTGCGGTGAATTGAAGCATATTATCAGAGAAGAGGATGGTGAAAGGGAAATAATTCCAGAGTCTCCTTGCTTCccagaattaaaaaatatcaacatatcTTTCTGTGATAAACTGGAATATGTCTTCCCAGTCTCTTTGTCTCATAACAGAGATGGCATCATCAAGTTCCCTCAACTAAGAGAATTGTCTCTTTGGCTCCGATCAAATTACAGCTTTTTAGGCCCAAGGAATTTTGATGCTCAATTGCCTTTGCAAGAATTAACCATTCAAGGCCACGAAGAAGTGGGTAATTGGTTGGCACAGCTACAA CAAAACGGCTTCTTACAAAGATTAGAATATGTACACGTGTACGATTGTGGGGATGTTTGCACTCCGTTTCCAGCAAAATTGCTGCGAGATCTGAAAAATCTAAGGAGGGTGGAAATTGAGGACTGCAAATCATTGGAAGAGGTATTTGAATTGGGTGAGGCTGATGAAGGAAGCAGTGAGGAGAAGGAGCTGCCGTTGCTGTCATCTTTAATAACGTTACAGCTGTCATGGTTACCTGAGCTCCAATGCATATGGAAGGGGCCCATCAAGCATGTCAGCTTCCAAAGTCTTGCTCATCTGTATTTGATTTTTCTCGACAAACTGACATTTATCTTCACACTGTCCCTCGCACAAAGTCTGCCAAAGCTAGAAGGCCTTTACATAAGAAATTGCGGTAAATTGAAGCATATTATCAGAGAAGAAGATGGTAAAAGGGAAATAATTCCACAGTCTCCTGGCTTCccaaaattaaaatctattttcttaGAAGACTGTGGAAAACTGGAATATGTCCTCCCTGTCTCTGTGTCTCCAAGCCTTCTGAACCTGGAAGAGATGAGGATTTTTAAAGCtcataatttaaagcaaatatttTACAGTGTAGAAGGAGGTGCACTCACCAGAGATGGCATCATCAAGTTCCCTGAGCTAAGAAGACTGTCTCTTTCAAATTGCAGCTTTTTTGGTCCAAAGAATTTTGCTGCCCAATTGCCTTCTTTGCAAATTCTAGAAATTGATGGCCACAAAGACTTGGGAAATTTGTCTGTACAGCTCCAA GGGTTGACAAATTTGGAAACATTTCGCTTGTACTCCCTGCCTGACATGAGGTTTATATGGAAGGGTCTCGTGCTGAGCAAATTGAGTACTTTGGAGGTGTTCAAGTGTAAGAGACTGACACATGTATTCACATGTAGCATGATTGTCAGTCTAGTTCAACTGGAAGTTCTCAAGATATTGTCCTGTGAGGAATTAGAGCAAATCATTGCTAAGGATGATGATAAAAACGACCAGATATTGTTAGGAGATCATCTCCAATCTTTATGCTTTCCCAATTTGTGTCAAATTGACATTAGAGAATGCAACAAGTTGAAGAGCCTCTTCCCAGTAGCCCTGGCTTCAGGTCTCCCGAAGCTCCGAATACTTAGAGTAAGTGAAGCCTCTCAATTATTAGGAATCTTTGGGCAGGATGATCATGCTTCACCTGTCAACGTTGAGAAGGAGATGTTGCTTCCTAATCTGTGTGAAATTGAGATTAGAGAATGTAACAAGTTGAAGAGTCTCTTCCCAGTAGCCATGATTGTCAGTCTAGTTCAACTGAAAGTCCTACAGATATTGTCCTGTGAGGAATTGGAGCAAATCATTGCTAgggataatgatgatgaaaaggaTCAGATATTGCCAAGAGATCATCTTCAATCTTTATGCTTCCCCAATTTGCGTGAAATTGAGATTAGAGAATGCAACAAGTTGAAGAGCCTCTTCCCAGTAGCCATGGCTTCAGGTCTCCCAGAGCTCCGAATACTTACAGTAAAAAAATCCTCTCAATTATGGGGAGTATTTGGGCAGGAAGATCATGATTTACCTGTCAACGTTGAGAAGGAGATGGTGCTTCCTAATCTAAATGAGCTGTCGCTGGAACAATTATCAAGTATTGTCTATTTTAGTTTCGGATGCTGTGATTTCTTATTCCCTCGTTTGGAGAAGTTGAAGGTCCATCAATGTCCAAAGCTGACCACAAAATTTGCTACTACACCAGATGGTTCAATGAGCGCTCAATCAGAG GTATCTGAAGTAGCTGAATATTCAAGCATTAATAGAGAGTGGAACAGATATAACTGGTGGAAAGAAGATGGAGACTCGTGTCTTTGA
- the LOC133706096 gene encoding disease resistance protein At4g27190-like isoform X2 — protein sequence MALESAGGSIIAMLAELMVEPVGRQFRYMFCFNNFVEEFKERKENLTLALDGLQKDVEAAERNAEEIKKGVRKWLEDANNEIEGAKPLENEIGKNGKCFTWCPNCMRQFKSSKALAKKSETFRKLLETKFTKVAHKAPPQRIEFLPSKEFTPSESSKEALEQIMKALKDDNANMIGLYGMGGVGKTTLVKEVGRIATESQLFDEVLMATVSQNPNVIDIQNRMADMLGLKIEENSKEGRADRLRQRLKKVEKMLITLDDVWKHIDLKEIGIPFGDDHRGCKILLTTRRKNICSSMKCQQKVFLRVLPEKEAWDLFRINAGLDDGDSTLNEVARDVARECHGLPIALVTMGRALRDESAVKWKRVSKQLKNSQFPDMEQIEEKNAYACLKLSYDYLKSKETKLCFLLCCLFPEDYNIPVEDLTRYAVGYGLHQDGEPIEDAREQVHVAIKDLKACCLLLGTETEEHVRMHDLVRDVAIQIASSKEYGFMVLEKWPTSIESFEGCTTISLMGNKLAELPEGLVCPQLKVLLLELDDGMNVPEKFFEGMKEIEVLSLKGGCLSLQSLELSTKLQSLVLIRCGCKDLIWLRKMQRLKILVFKWCLSIEELPDEIGELKELRLLDVRGCQRLRRIPVNLIGRLKKLEELLIGDRSFKGWDVVGCDSTGGMNASLTELNSLSQLAVLSLRIPKVECIPRDFVFPVSLRKYDIILGNLFVVANYGYPTSTRLILAGTSLHAKTFEQLFLHKLEFVKARGCGDVSTLFPARLREGLKNLKEVIVDSCKSLEEVFELGEADEGSSEEKEMPLLSSLTLLQLYRLPELKCIWKGPSRNVSLQSLAHLNLNYLDKLTFIFTPSLAYSLPKLESLRISDCGELKHIIREEDGEREIIPESPCFPELKNINISFCDKLEYVFPVSLSHNRDGIIKFPQLRELSLWLRSNYSFLGPRNFDAQLPLQELTIQGHEEVGNWLAQLQQNGFLQRLEYVHVYDCGDVCTPFPAKLLRDLKNLRRVEIEDCKSLEEVFELGEADEGSSEEKELPLLSSLITLQLSWLPELQCIWKGPIKHVSFQSLAHLYLIFLDKLTFIFTLSLAQSLPKLEGLYIRNCGKLKHIIREEDGKREIIPQSPGFPKLKSIFLEDCGKLEYVLPVSVSPSLLNLEEMRIFKAHNLKQIFYSVEGGALTRDGIIKFPELRRLSLSNCSFFGPKNFAAQLPSLQILEIDGHKDLGNLSVQLQGLTNLETFRLYSLPDMRFIWKGLVLSKLSTLEVFKCKRLTHVFTCSMIVSLVQLEVLKILSCEELEQIIAKDDDKNDQILLGDHLQSLCFPNLCQIDIRECNKLKSLFPVALASGLPKLRILRVSEASQLLGIFGQDDHASPVNVEKEMLLPNLCEIEIRECNKLKSLFPVAMIVSLVQLKVLQILSCEELEQIIARDNDDEKDQILPRDHLQSLCFPNLREIEIRECNKLKSLFPVAMASGLPELRILTVKKSSQLWGVFGQEDHDLPVNVEKEMVLPNLNELSLEQLSSIVYFSFGCCDFLFPRLEKLKVHQCPKLTTKFATTPDGSMSAQSEVSEVAEYSSINREWNRYNWWKEDGDSCL from the exons ATGGCTCTCGAAAGTGCTGGTGGATCCATTATAGCTATGCTCGCAGAACTCATGGTGGAACCAGTAGGAAGGCAGTTCCGTTACATGTTCTGTTTCAACAATTTTGTTGAAGAATTCAAAGAACGAAAGGAGAACCTTACTTTAGCACTAGATGGTCTGCAAAAAGATGTCGAAGCTGCTGAAAGGAATGCTGAAGAAATTAAGAAAGGTGTCAGAAAGTGGCTGGAAGATGCAAACAACGAAATTGAAGGTGCGAAGCCCTTGGAAAATGAAATAGGAAAGAATGGCAAATGCTTTACTTGGTGCCCAAACTGCATGCGACAATTCAAGTCAAGCAAGGCACTGGCCAAGAAGTCGGAGACTTTCAGAAAACTTTTAGAAACAAAGTTTACAAAAGTGGCCCACAAAGCTCCTCCTCAGCGCATAGAATTTCTTCCATCAAAGGAATTCACGCCCTCAGAATCTTCAAAAGAAGCTTTGGAACAGATTATGAAAGCTCTCAAAGATGACAACGCCAATATGATCGGACTGTACGGCATGGGAGGGGTGGGTAAAACCACCCTGGTGAAAGAAGTAGGCAGGATAGCCACAGAGTCGCAGCTTTTTGATGAAGTTTTGATGGCTACGGTGTCGCAGAATCCAAATGTCATAGACATTCAGAACCGAATGGCAGATATGTTAGGtttgaaaattgaagaaaacagtAAAGAAGGGAGAGCAGATCGATTACGGCAGAGACTGAAGAAAGTGGAGAAGATGCTTATAACCCTGGATGATGTTTGGAAACATATTGACTTGAAAGAGATAGGGATCCCATTTGGTGATGATCACAGGGGTTGTAAAATTCTTCTAACAACTCGTCGTAAAAATATATGTTCTTCTATGAAGTGCCAGCAAAAAGTGTTCTTAAGAGTATTACCTGAAAAAGAAGCATGGGATTTATTCAGAATCAATGCAGGTTTAGATGATGGGGACTCTACCTTGAACGAAGTGGCAAGGGATGTTGCGAGAGAATGCCACGGCTTGCCTATAGCACTCGTGACAATGGGAAGGGCTCTAAGAGATGAATCTGCAGTTAAGTGGAAAAGAGTGTCTAAACAGCTCAAAAACTCTCAATTTCCGGACATGgaacaaattgaagaaaaaaatgcatatgCATGTCTTAAGTTGAGCTACGATTATTTGAAGTCCAAGGAAACCAAGTTATGTTTCTTGCTATGCTGTTTATTTCCAGAAGATTACAACATTCCAGTCGAGGACTTGACGAGATATGCAGTTGGCTATGGGTTACATCAAGATGGGGAGCCCATTGAAGATGCAAGGGAACAAGTTCATGTGGCAATCAAAGACCTCAAAGCTTGTTGTTTGTTGTTGGGCACTGAAACTGAAGAACATGTGAGAATGCATGACTTGGTTCGTGATGTTGCTATTCAGATAGCAtcatcaaaagaatatggattcATGGTATTGGAGAAGTGGCCAACGAGTATTGAAAGCTTTGAAGGTTGCACAACAATTTCGTTAATGGGCAATAAACTAGCAGAACTTCCTGAAGGATTGGTATGTCCACAGCTCAAAGTTCTATTATTAGAACTGGATGATGGTATGAATGTTCCAGAGAAGTTTTTCGAAGggatgaaagaaattgaagttttgtcTCTGAAGGGAGGGTGTTTGTCATTGCAATCACTTGAACTCTCAACGAAACTTCAATCGTTGGTGTTGATCAGGTGTGGATGCAAGGACCTCATTTGGTTGAGAAAGATGCAGAGACTTAAGATTCTTGTTTTTAAGTGGTGCTTATCCATTGAAGAATTACCTGATGAAATAGGAGAGCTCAAGGAGTTAAGGTTGTTGGATGTGAGAGGTTGTCAAAGGCTAAGAAGGATCCCTGTGAATTTGATTGGAAGGTTGAAGAAGTTAGAAGAGCTGTTGATCGGGGATCGCAGCTTTAAGGGATGGGATGTTGTTGGATGTGACAGCACAGGAGGAATGAATGCAAGCCTAACAGAACTAAATTCGTTGTCTCAGTTAGCCGTATTATCATTGAGGATACCGAAGGTTGAATGCATTCCcagagattttgtttttccagtTAGCTTGCGcaaatatgatataatattaGGGAATTTGTTTGTGGTAGCCAATTATGGATACCCAACCTCGACAAGATTAATTTTGGCTGGTACATCATTACATGCGAAGACATTTGAGCAATTGTTTTTACATAAATTAGAATTTGTAAAAGCGAGGGGTTGTGGGGATGTTTCCACTCTGTTTCCAGCAAGATTGCGGGAaggtttaaaaaatctaaaggaGGTGATTGTTGACAGCTGTAAATCATTGGAAGAGGTATTTGAATTGGGTGAGGCTGATGAAGGAAGCAGTGAGGAGAAGGAGATGCCGCTGCTGTCATCTTTAACACTGTTACAGCTGTACAGGTTACCTGAGCTCAAATGCATATGGAAGGGGCCCAGCAGAAATGTCAGCTTACAAAGTCTTGCTCATCTGAATTTGAATTATCTCGACAAACTGACATTTATCTTCACACCGTCCCTCGCTTACAGTCTGCCAAAGCTAGAAAGCCTTCGCATAAGTGACTGCGGTGAATTGAAGCATATTATCAGAGAAGAGGATGGTGAAAGGGAAATAATTCCAGAGTCTCCTTGCTTCccagaattaaaaaatatcaacatatcTTTCTGTGATAAACTGGAATATGTCTTCCCAGTCTCTTTGTCTCATAACAGAGATGGCATCATCAAGTTCCCTCAACTAAGAGAATTGTCTCTTTGGCTCCGATCAAATTACAGCTTTTTAGGCCCAAGGAATTTTGATGCTCAATTGCCTTTGCAAGAATTAACCATTCAAGGCCACGAAGAAGTGGGTAATTGGTTGGCACAGCTACAA CAAAACGGCTTCTTACAAAGATTAGAATATGTACACGTGTACGATTGTGGGGATGTTTGCACTCCGTTTCCAGCAAAATTGCTGCGAGATCTGAAAAATCTAAGGAGGGTGGAAATTGAGGACTGCAAATCATTGGAAGAGGTATTTGAATTGGGTGAGGCTGATGAAGGAAGCAGTGAGGAGAAGGAGCTGCCGTTGCTGTCATCTTTAATAACGTTACAGCTGTCATGGTTACCTGAGCTCCAATGCATATGGAAGGGGCCCATCAAGCATGTCAGCTTCCAAAGTCTTGCTCATCTGTATTTGATTTTTCTCGACAAACTGACATTTATCTTCACACTGTCCCTCGCACAAAGTCTGCCAAAGCTAGAAGGCCTTTACATAAGAAATTGCGGTAAATTGAAGCATATTATCAGAGAAGAAGATGGTAAAAGGGAAATAATTCCACAGTCTCCTGGCTTCccaaaattaaaatctattttcttaGAAGACTGTGGAAAACTGGAATATGTCCTCCCTGTCTCTGTGTCTCCAAGCCTTCTGAACCTGGAAGAGATGAGGATTTTTAAAGCtcataatttaaagcaaatatttTACAGTGTAGAAGGAGGTGCACTCACCAGAGATGGCATCATCAAGTTCCCTGAGCTAAGAAGACTGTCTCTTTCAAATTGCAGCTTTTTTGGTCCAAAGAATTTTGCTGCCCAATTGCCTTCTTTGCAAATTCTAGAAATTGATGGCCACAAAGACTTGGGAAATTTGTCTGTACAGCTCCAA GGGTTGACAAATTTGGAAACATTTCGCTTGTACTCCCTGCCTGACATGAGGTTTATATGGAAGGGTCTCGTGCTGAGCAAATTGAGTACTTTGGAGGTGTTCAAGTGTAAGAGACTGACACATGTATTCACATGTAGCATGATTGTCAGTCTAGTTCAACTGGAAGTTCTCAAGATATTGTCCTGTGAGGAATTAGAGCAAATCATTGCTAAGGATGATGATAAAAACGACCAGATATTGTTAGGAGATCATCTCCAATCTTTATGCTTTCCCAATTTGTGTCAAATTGACATTAGAGAATGCAACAAGTTGAAGAGCCTCTTCCCAGTAGCCCTGGCTTCAGGTCTCCCGAAGCTCCGAATACTTAGAGTAAGTGAAGCCTCTCAATTATTAGGAATCTTTGGGCAGGATGATCATGCTTCACCTGTCAACGTTGAGAAGGAGATGTTGCTTCCTAATCTGTGTGAAATTGAGATTAGAGAATGTAACAAGTTGAAGAGTCTCTTCCCAGTAGCCATGATTGTCAGTCTAGTTCAACTGAAAGTCCTACAGATATTGTCCTGTGAGGAATTGGAGCAAATCATTGCTAgggataatgatgatgaaaaggaTCAGATATTGCCAAGAGATCATCTTCAATCTTTATGCTTCCCCAATTTGCGTGAAATTGAGATTAGAGAATGCAACAAGTTGAAGAGCCTCTTCCCAGTAGCCATGGCTTCAGGTCTCCCAGAGCTCCGAATACTTACAGTAAAAAAATCCTCTCAATTATGGGGAGTATTTGGGCAGGAAGATCATGATTTACCTGTCAACGTTGAGAAGGAGATGGTGCTTCCTAATCTAAATGAGCTGTCGCTGGAACAATTATCAAGTATTGTCTATTTTAGTTTCGGATGCTGTGATTTCTTATTCCCTCGTTTGGAGAAGTTGAAGGTCCATCAATGTCCAAAGCTGACCACAAAATTTGCTACTACACCAGATGGTTCAATGAGCGCTCAATCAGAG GTATCTGAAGTAGCTGAATATTCAAGCATTAATAGAGAGTGGAACAGATATAACTGGTGGAAAGAAGATGGAGACTCGTGTCTTTGA